From Microbacterium sp. YJN-G, a single genomic window includes:
- a CDS encoding GntR family transcriptional regulator gives MPRDLPRSVGRAAVLRVPRLSTVDLIAIELRKAIFSGALAVGASLGEVEIAAQLGVSRGPLREAAQRLVQEGILVAVPGRGMSVASIEGDDIADVYEMRLAIEAQAARRVARTADVEALGRVRQAFDDLAAASEGDDARAIGDADLEFHQVLVDAAGSERMTRAMATLVMQTRIVSFSVVDGYSVRRSISPTYQVLLDALGAGDAEAAIAALEKQFSDAVSRLRGDVEVDTVEVDVEESGQVFQPIGSAELSPGS, from the coding sequence ATGCCCCGTGACCTGCCGCGCTCCGTCGGCCGGGCGGCCGTGCTGCGCGTGCCGCGGCTGTCGACCGTCGACCTCATCGCGATCGAGTTGCGCAAGGCGATCTTCTCCGGAGCGCTCGCCGTGGGCGCATCACTCGGCGAGGTCGAGATCGCCGCACAGCTGGGGGTGAGCCGCGGGCCGCTGCGCGAGGCCGCGCAGCGGCTGGTGCAGGAGGGCATCCTGGTCGCCGTGCCCGGACGCGGCATGAGTGTCGCCTCGATCGAGGGCGACGACATCGCGGATGTCTACGAGATGCGGCTGGCCATCGAGGCCCAGGCGGCGCGACGCGTCGCGCGCACCGCGGATGTCGAGGCGCTGGGCCGGGTCAGGCAGGCTTTCGACGATCTGGCCGCAGCCAGCGAGGGCGACGATGCGCGCGCGATCGGCGATGCGGATCTGGAGTTCCACCAGGTGCTCGTCGATGCGGCCGGAAGCGAGCGGATGACCCGGGCGATGGCGACGCTGGTGATGCAGACCCGCATCGTGAGCTTCAGCGTCGTCGACGGCTACTCGGTGCGCCGATCGATCTCGCCGACGTACCAGGTGCTGCTGGACGCGCTGGGCGCAGGAGACGCTGAGGCGGCCATCGCGGCACTGGAGAAGCAGTTCTCGGATGCCGTGTCACGCCTGCGCGGCGATGTCGAGGTCGACACGGTCGAGGTCGACGTCGAGGAGTCCGGCCAGGTCTTCCAACCGATCGGCTCCGCTGAGCTGTCTCCCGGGTCCTGA
- a CDS encoding 3'-5' exonuclease has protein sequence MPLDFTAIDFETANSSPASACSVGLVRVRDGEVVAQTGWLIRPPAGHDVFNEWNTRIHGIRAHDVIGAATWVQQLDRLCGFAGGDVLVAHNAGFDINVLRRACEATGIAAPPYRSLCSLAVARKTYDLDSYRLPKAAAAAGFGEFSHHDALADARACAQIIIDAARRAGVSDVDALGSALSVPLTAPLASTPERAVA, from the coding sequence GTGCCACTGGATTTCACCGCCATCGACTTCGAGACAGCGAACTCCAGTCCTGCGTCGGCGTGCTCTGTCGGGCTCGTCCGCGTCCGCGACGGCGAGGTCGTCGCGCAGACCGGCTGGCTGATCCGTCCGCCCGCGGGCCACGACGTCTTCAACGAGTGGAACACGCGCATCCACGGCATCCGCGCGCACGATGTGATCGGCGCCGCCACCTGGGTGCAGCAGCTCGACCGGCTGTGCGGCTTCGCCGGGGGCGACGTGCTCGTCGCCCACAACGCCGGCTTCGACATCAACGTGCTGCGCCGTGCCTGCGAGGCGACCGGCATCGCGGCTCCGCCGTATCGTTCGCTGTGCTCGCTGGCGGTCGCCCGCAAGACCTACGATCTCGATTCGTACCGGCTGCCGAAGGCGGCCGCGGCCGCCGGTTTCGGGGAGTTCTCTCACCACGACGCCCTCGCCGATGCCCGCGCGTGCGCGCAGATCATCATCGACGCTGCCCGCCGTGCGGGCGTGAGCGACGTCGACGCCCTGGGCTCCGCCCTGAGTGTGCCGCTGACGGCTCCCCTGGCGTCCACTCCCGAGCGCGCCGTCGCCTGA
- the glpX gene encoding class II fructose-bisphosphatase gives MVSLTADLSPLRPDRNLALELVRATEAAAIRAVPFIGRGAKEAADGAAVDAMRAFLGTVDFQGRVVIGEGEKDNAPMLFNGEEVGTGRGPECDIAVDPIDGTSLTAAGRQNALSVLAVSDRGTMLDASSVFYMDKLVTGPAGVGVVDIRLPIGENIRRLAKALGKPVEEMVVSVLHRPRHEQLIQEIRDAGAGTRLMSDGDVAGGINAARHTARTDMCVGIGGSPEGIVTACAIKALGGHIQGILWPRDDEERQRGIDAGLKMDTVYEADDLVKGNNTIFVATGVTDGQLVRGVSREGDYLYTESVVLRSASGTLRRIVSDHLVSKWL, from the coding sequence ATGGTGAGCCTTACAGCCGATCTCAGCCCCCTTCGTCCCGACCGCAACCTCGCACTCGAGCTCGTCCGAGCCACCGAGGCCGCAGCGATCCGGGCCGTGCCGTTCATCGGCCGCGGTGCGAAGGAGGCCGCTGACGGCGCGGCCGTCGACGCGATGCGCGCGTTCCTCGGCACCGTCGACTTCCAGGGTCGCGTGGTGATCGGCGAGGGCGAGAAGGACAACGCCCCGATGCTGTTCAACGGCGAGGAGGTCGGCACCGGGCGCGGCCCCGAGTGCGACATCGCCGTCGACCCCATCGACGGCACCTCGCTGACCGCGGCGGGACGCCAGAACGCGCTGTCGGTGCTGGCGGTCTCGGATCGCGGCACGATGCTCGACGCCTCGAGCGTCTTCTACATGGACAAGCTCGTCACCGGCCCCGCGGGTGTCGGCGTGGTCGACATCCGGCTGCCGATCGGCGAGAACATCCGCCGCCTGGCCAAGGCCCTCGGCAAGCCGGTGGAGGAGATGGTGGTCTCGGTGCTGCACCGGCCCCGTCACGAGCAGCTCATCCAGGAGATCCGGGATGCCGGTGCCGGCACCCGCCTGATGAGCGACGGCGACGTCGCCGGCGGCATCAACGCGGCCCGGCACACCGCGCGCACCGACATGTGCGTCGGCATCGGCGGCAGTCCAGAGGGCATCGTCACCGCCTGCGCCATCAAGGCGCTCGGCGGTCACATCCAGGGCATCCTGTGGCCCCGCGACGACGAAGAGCGCCAGCGCGGCATCGATGCCGGGCTCAAGATGGACACGGTCTACGAGGCCGACGACCTCGTCAAGGGCAACAACACGATCTTCGTCGCCACCGGTGTGACCGACGGCCAGCTCGTGCGCGGCGTGAGCCGAGAGGGCGACTACCTCTACACCGAGAGCGTCGTGCTGCGCAGCGCCTCGGGCACCCTGCGTCGCATCGTCTCGGATCACCTCGTCTCGAAGTGGCTCTGA
- a CDS encoding class I SAM-dependent methyltransferase, whose product MDDCCAPHTPGGYDREFGDRFARRLARDYDRNGLTPTARRMVDFVSRGGVEGATVLEVGGGIGDIQLELLKRGAAKATNLELSGAYESEARRMLRNAGLLARAERVLGVDLAATPDAVDPADIVVLNRVVCCYPDYVRLLGAAADHARRAIVFSHPPRNWFTRTGVAVVNSWCRMVGHEYRAFAHSPAEMVAVLESHGLVPRYRHTERVWCIVGAERA is encoded by the coding sequence GTGGACGACTGCTGCGCACCTCACACGCCCGGCGGATACGATCGCGAGTTCGGTGACCGCTTCGCGCGCAGGCTCGCGCGCGATTACGACCGCAACGGCCTCACGCCGACGGCACGGCGGATGGTCGACTTCGTCTCCCGGGGCGGCGTCGAGGGGGCGACCGTCCTCGAGGTCGGCGGCGGGATCGGCGACATCCAGCTCGAGCTCCTCAAGCGCGGGGCGGCGAAGGCGACGAACCTCGAGCTGTCGGGTGCGTACGAGAGCGAAGCGCGGCGGATGCTGCGGAATGCCGGGCTCCTCGCCCGGGCCGAGCGGGTGCTGGGCGTCGACCTGGCCGCCACCCCGGATGCCGTCGACCCCGCCGACATCGTGGTGCTCAACCGCGTCGTCTGCTGCTATCCGGACTACGTCCGGCTGCTGGGTGCGGCGGCGGATCACGCGCGCCGGGCGATCGTGTTCAGCCACCCGCCGCGGAACTGGTTCACACGTACCGGCGTGGCCGTGGTGAACAGCTGGTGCCGGATGGTCGGGCACGAGTACCGGGCTTTCGCGCACTCACCGGCCGAGATGGTCGCCGTGCTCGAGAGTCACGGGCTCGTGCCACGCTACCGGCACACCGAGCGGGTCTGGTGCATCGTCGGCGCCGAACGGGCGTGA
- the fbaA gene encoding class II fructose-bisphosphate aldolase — MPVATPDQYAEMLDRAKAGGFAYPAFNVSSSQTINSVLQGLTDAGSDGIIQVTTGGADYFAGHTVKARATGALAFARYATEVAKSYPITVALHTDHCPKDALPGFVEPLIAASEEEVKAGRNPIFQSHMWDGSAVPLDENIEIARTLLPRMKNINAILEVEIGVVGGEEDGVAHEGSNEALYTTFADVDQAVQALGLGEQGRYIAALTFGNVHGVYKPGGVKLRPELLGEIQAQVAEKYNTGAKPLDLVFHGGSGSSDDEIATAVANGVIKMNIDTDTQYAYTRAIADYMFKNYEGVLKVDGEVGNKKLYDPRAWGKIAESAMAARVVASTRQLGSYGQSKS; from the coding sequence ATGCCCGTCGCCACTCCGGATCAGTACGCAGAGATGCTCGACCGCGCGAAGGCCGGTGGCTTCGCGTACCCCGCTTTCAACGTCTCCAGCTCGCAGACGATCAACTCCGTGCTGCAGGGTCTGACCGACGCCGGCTCGGACGGCATCATCCAGGTCACCACGGGTGGTGCCGACTACTTCGCCGGCCACACGGTCAAGGCCCGCGCCACCGGCGCGCTCGCCTTCGCCCGCTACGCGACCGAGGTCGCCAAGAGCTACCCGATCACCGTCGCACTGCACACCGACCACTGCCCCAAGGACGCCCTGCCCGGCTTCGTCGAGCCGCTCATCGCGGCCAGCGAGGAAGAGGTCAAGGCCGGCCGCAACCCGATCTTCCAGTCGCACATGTGGGACGGATCGGCCGTGCCGCTCGACGAGAACATCGAGATCGCCCGCACGCTGCTCCCCCGCATGAAGAACATCAACGCGATCCTCGAGGTCGAGATCGGTGTCGTCGGCGGCGAGGAGGACGGCGTCGCGCACGAGGGCTCGAACGAGGCCCTCTACACGACCTTCGCCGACGTCGACCAGGCCGTTCAGGCACTGGGCCTGGGCGAGCAGGGCCGCTACATCGCAGCGCTCACCTTCGGCAACGTGCACGGCGTGTACAAGCCGGGCGGCGTCAAGCTGCGCCCCGAGCTGCTGGGCGAGATCCAGGCGCAGGTCGCCGAGAAGTACAACACCGGCGCGAAGCCGCTCGACCTCGTCTTCCACGGCGGCTCGGGCTCGAGCGACGACGAGATCGCGACCGCGGTCGCCAACGGCGTCATCAAGATGAACATCGACACCGACACGCAGTACGCGTACACGCGTGCGATCGCCGACTACATGTTCAAGAACTACGAAGGCGTCCTGAAGGTGGACGGCGAGGTCGGCAACAAGAAGCTGTACGACCCGCGCGCCTGGGGCAAGATCGCCGAGTCGGCGATGGCCGCCCGCGTGGTCGCCTCGACCCGCCAGCTCGGCTCATACGGCCAGTCCAAGAGCTGA